In the genome of Cryptomeria japonica chromosome 8, Sugi_1.0, whole genome shotgun sequence, one region contains:
- the LOC131857865 gene encoding receptor-like protein EIX2: MEAMFSCGRVAFAIITILCCFTSPAIACPFPERNLLLDFKAAVVDEYNTLTSWHGFNCCTWRGVSCNLRTGHVSRLDLSGFNLEGNISSSLFQLARLEHLDLSHNLFKGKFSPPHNRKLKSLTFLDLSFAGYENYSSLDSVWEFYVSLESLSNLASLEYLSLAEVNISASKEWGEAVGSLSNLQQLSMSDCGLGGQIPNSLLNLTSLLHLDLSDNYLSAHIPAWFENVTGRLLSLDLSWNENLGGDISFIGQRKSSLSLTSIGLSMTAIKGRIPSAIWNISCLEHLRLSYTRIEGEIPASIGNLLSLQSLDLSDTRIEGEIPASIGNLLSLQSLDLSDTRIEGGIPSAIGNVSSLKSLYLCDISIEGEFPVSILNLSKLVELDLSYNMITGVIPASLDSLSSLVSLDLNANELNGKIPSTISNLVNLRSLLLHSNSLSGLISLSVFDNLTSLDRLYLSYNQLTVNIDSTWIPEFTLSGLALGSCNLDRIPSFLVTQYDLEYLDLSANSIQTNIPSWIWNLPSLYDLNLSCNQLTGSLPSRQTLPMYIDSLDLHNNSLEGSLHLPLAGAYLLDLSMNQFNGSIPSHIGAYLENARFLSLSRNNLSGAIPDSICTPYLQVLDLSKNTLSSVIPPHLTRNCSSLSVLDLAENHLEGKLPAEWGNITNMHTLKLNGNHLRGVIPSSISEGRSLQVLDLGNNDLEGTLPQWIGKLSQLHVLVLRSNHFHGSIPRQVIGLPNLQILDLSGNHLSGAIPSNLTNLLAMVNASQNNSNHLEEYSSGGAKYTNQIKISWKGWDVEFVKVLFILKCIDLSNNSLSGSIPFKTGSLQGLIALNLSRNHLSGRIPKTLGHMEQLESLDLSLNRLNGNIPLELEFLSYLEFLNLSYNMLDGKVPHGGQFLTFGESSYLGNLNLSGIPFTNISVCNNSSGYGNCTSIERIGEAKNSDGEMIGWAVGLGLSYGLGFSVVIGVLTLNKRVRKRAFDFYDVVILAIDGCIRG, translated from the coding sequence ATGGAAGCTATGTTTTCATGTGGCAGAGTTGcatttgcaattataacaatattatGCTGCTTCACTTCCCCTGCAATTGCATGCCCCTTCCCTGAAAGAAATCTTCTCCTGGATTTCAAGGCAGCCGTTGTAGATGAGTATAACACTCTAACTTCCTGGCACGGATTCAATTGCTGCACGTGGAGAGGAGTCAGTTGTAATCTCCGCACAGGCCATGTTTCTCGACTGGATCTGAGTGGATTCAATTTGGAAGGTAATATCAGTTCATCGCTGTTCCAACTTGCACGGTTGGAGCACCTCGATCTCAGTCACAACCTCTTCAAGGGTAAATTCAGTCCTCCCCATAATCGAAAGTTGAAGAGTCTCACTTTTCTTGACTTGTCATTTGCTGGTTATGAAAATTATTCCTCTCTGGATTCTGTATGGGAATTTTATGTGAGTTTGGAAAGCTTATCAAATCTGGCGAGCTTGGAATACCTCTCTCTTGCTGAAGTGAACATCTCTGCAAGCAAAGAGTGGGGTGAAGCTGTTGGCAGTCTATCCAACCTCCAACAACTGAGCATGTCTGACTGTGGGCTTGGAGGACAAATTCCCAATTCCCTTCTCAACCTCACCTCTCTGCTTCATCTGGATCTATCAGACAACTATTTGTCAGCACATATACCAGCTTGGTTTGAAAATGTGACTGGGCGCTTGCTCTCTCTTGATCTCTCTTGGAATGAGAATCTTGGAGGAGACATTTCTTTCATTGGACAACGAAAGTCTTCTTTGTCACTAACCAGCATTGGTCTTTCAATGACAGCCATCAAGGGCCGAATTCCATCTGCTATATGGAATATCTCATGCTTGGAGCATCTTCGTCTTTCATATACCAgaattgaaggtgagattccagCTTCTATAGGGAATTTGTTGTCcttgcaaagtcttgatctatcAGATACCAggattgaaggtgagattccagCTTCTATAGGGAATTTGTTGTCcttgcaaagtcttgatctatcAGATACCAGAATTGAAGGTGGGATTCCATCTGCTATAGGGAATGTGTCGTCCTTGAAGAGTCTTTATCTGTGTGATATCTCTATTGAAGGTGAGTTTCCTGTCTCCATACTCAATCTCTCTAAACTTGTTGAATTGGACCTGTCCTACAACATGATAACTGGGGTAATCCCAGCTTCATTGGACTCACTTTCTTCCCTTGTTAGTCTTGACCTTAATGCGAACGAATTGAATGGTAAGATTCCATCTACAATTTCAAATCTTGTTAACTTAAGAAGCCTTTTGCTCCACTCCAATAGTTTAAGCGGCCTCATTTCCCTTTCCGTATTCGATAATCTCACTAGTCTTGATAGGCTGTATCTTTCTTACAATCAGTTAACTGTAAACATTGATTCAACATGGATTCCGGAGTTTACGCTTTCCGGTTTGGCATTAGGTTCTTGCAATTTAGATAGAATTCCATCGTTTCTTGTGACCCAATACGACTTGGAATATCTAGACCTATCTGCTAACAGTATCCAAACAAATATTCCATCTTGGATATGGAACTTACCCAGCCTTTATGATTTGAACCTTAGCTGTAATCAATTAACTGGGTCATTGCCATCTAGACAAACCTTACCTATGTATATTGACTCTCTAGATTTGCACAATAATAGCCTAGAAGGTTCTCTTCATCTTCCTCTCGCTGGAGCTTATCTGCTAGATCTGTCGATGAATCAGTTTAATGGTTCTATTCCTAGTCACATCGGTGCGTATCTTGAAAATGCAAGGTTCTTATCCTTGTCGCGGAATAACCTCAGCGGAGCGATTCCAGATTCTATTTGCACTCCATATTTGCAGGTTCTTGACCTTTCAAAAAATACGCTGAGCAGTGTCATTCCTCCTCATTTAACCAGGAATTGTTCTTCTCTTAGTGTTCTAGATTTGGCAGAAAATCATCTGGAAGGTAAATTGCCAGCAGAGTGGGGCAACATTACAAACATGCATACATTGAAGCTCAATGGTAATCATTTGAGAGGAGTTATTCCCTCATCCATTTCAGAAGGCCGATCTCTGCAAGTATTGGATTTGGGAAATAATGATTTGGAAGGCACCCTTCCCCAGTGGATTGGAAAGCTATCACAGCTGCATGTGTTGGTCTTAAGGTCTAATCATTTTCATGGCAGTATCCCACGCCAGGTAATTGGCCTTCCGAATCTTCAAATTCTGGATCTTTCTGGCAACCACCTTTCAGGAGCTATTCCAAGCAACCTTACAAACCTGCTTGCAATGGTCAATGCATCGCAGAATAATTCAAACCATCTCGAAGAATACAgttcaggtggtgctaaatataCAAATCAGATCAAAATTTCCTGGAAAGGCTGGGATGTTGAATTTGTGAAAgttctctttattcttaaatgtatTGATCTTTCAAACAACAGTTTATCAGGGAGCATTCCTTTTAAAACGGGATCTCTTCAAGGCTTGATAGCCCTTAACCTGTCAAGGAATCATCTGAGTGGCCGAATCCCAAAAACATTGGGACACATGGAACAACTAGAGTCTCTGGACCTCTCGCTAAACAGGTTGAATGGCAACATTCCCTTAGAACTTGAGTTCCTGAGTTATTTGGAGTTCTTGAATCTATCTTACAACATGCTTGATGGAAAGGTACCCCATGGAGGACAGTTCCTAACTTTTGGGGAGTCGTCCTACTTAGGCAATCTTAACCTAAGTGGGATTCCATTTACCAATATAAGCGTCTGCAACAACTCTTCTGGCTATGGCAACTGCACAAGTATTGAGAGAATTGGTGAAGCAAAGAATTCAGATGGTGAAATGATAGGATGGGCAGTCGGACTTGGATTGAGTTATGGTTTGGGATTCTCTGTTGTGATTGGAGTATTGACTTTAAATAAGAGGGTGAGAAAGAGAGCCTTCGATTTTTATGATGTTGTAATTTTAGCTATTGATGGGTGTATAAGAGGTTAA